Genomic DNA from Modestobacter versicolor:
GACCAGCGACATGCTGCCGGTGAGCACGTTGACCAGCTGCGGCAGCTCGTCCAGCGAGAGCCGGCGCAGCCACCGGCCGACCGGGGTGACCCGGGGGTCGTGCCGGATCTTGAAGAGCAGGCCGTCGGCGTCGTTCCCGTCGGAGAGGCCGGCGACCTGCTGGTCGGCGCCGGGCACCATGCTGCGGAACTTGAGCATGGTGAACTCCCGACCGTTCAGGCCGACCCGCTGCTGGCGGTAGAAGACCGGGCCCGGGCTGGACACCCGCACCGCCAGCGCCAGGGCGCCGAAGACCGGGGCGAGGAAGACCAGGGCCGCGAGGGCGACCGAGCGGTCGATGGCGCCCTTGACCACCCGGCGCCAGCCCTCGAAGCGGGGCTGCTCGACGGAGAGCAGCGGCAGCCCGTCGAAGGGGCGGATGTGCAGCCGCGGGCCGGCGACCTCGACGAGGCCGGGGGCGACGAGGAGCTCCATGCCGGTGCCCTCCAGCTGCCAGGACAGCGAGCGCAGGTACTTGGAGGCGGTCTCGCTGGCCGAGGTGACGGCGATGGTGTCGGCGTTCATCCGCCGCGCGGTCTCCAGCACGTCGTCCAGGCCGGCGACCGGCAGGTCGACCGCCCGGGCGACCCGGGCCCGGTCGTCGGGGGTGACGCAGGCGGCCACCACCTCCAGGCCGGCGTGGGAGGTGCGGCGGAGCCGGTCGACGAGCTCGAGCACGGCGCCGCCGCGGCCGACGACCACCACGCGCTTGACGCAGCGACCCTGCACCCGCTGGCGGTGCAGCGACCGCCGGGCGGCGTAGCGCCCGACGAGGGTGACCAGGGCGAGCGAGGGCACCGCGACGACGACGAGCGCGCGGCTGAGGTCCAGGTCGGCGGCGTAGCTGACGAACCCGAGCCCGGCGAGCAGGAGCAGCCCGGCGCGGGAGACGCGGTGGAACTCGTCGCTCCCGATGCCGAAGGACCGCTCCTCGTAGGCGCCGGTGATGGCGAGCAGCGCCGGCCAGGCGAGGACGACGGACGCGCTGGCCCAGAACAGGCCGCTGGCCACGGGGACCGGGCCGTCGAGCGCGAGGAGCACGATGGTCGCCGCCGCAGCGGCCAGCAGCGTCTCGGTGACCACCAGCCGGACCCGGTGCCGGGTGGCCCAGCGGTCGGGCCGGTGGACCGGAGGGGCGGTGACGGAGAGGTGCCGCGGTGCCGACCTGGAGCCGGCGGGAGCCGGAGTTGCGTGGTCGACAGCACGGACCTGCTCAGCGCGTTCGAGAAGCAACGTTCCCCCCAGGACGAGACGGTGACTGCACGTGATCGCATCAACACGGACGAGCGGCCCAGCTGGCGATTTGCACCAGGTCGGGCTCGTTTCGTGGCGACGCTGAGTAACCATCACAGATAGTCACTGCGGGGGCAATCACTTCCGGCCGCGTTCACCCGATGGGGCACCCCGGGCGCCTGCGGCCACCCGTCCGTGCGACGCCCGCGGACGGCGGGTGCTCAGCTGCGGGGGTGGACCGTGTTCTGCGCGGCTTCCAGGCCCCGTTCGAGCAGCAGCTCGGTGGCGTCGGCTGCCTCGACGACGAGCAGGTCGAGGGTCTTGCGCTCGGTGGCCGAGAAGTCCTTGAGCACGAAGTCGGCCGGGTCCTGCCGACCGGGCGGGCGGCCGATGCCGACGCGCACCCGCAGGTAGTCGCGGGTCCCGGTGGACCGGGAGATCGACCGCAGGCCGTTGTGGCCGCCCTCTCCCCCGCCGCGCTTGAGCCGCACGGCCTCGAAGGGGATGTCCAGCTCGTCGTGCACCACGACCAGGTCGGTGGCGGGCAGGTGGTGGTAGTCGAGCAGCCCCCGCACCGGCCCGCCAGACTCGTTCATGTAGGTCAGCGGCTGGGCCAGCACGACCCGGCGGCCGGCCAGCCGGCCCTCGCCGGACAGCGCCCGGGCCCGCGGGCCCTTGCCCGCCGACAGCCGCACGCCGGCCCGGGACGCCAGCTCGGCCAGCACCATCGCCCCGACGTTGTGCCGGTTGCCGGCGTAGCCGGGCCCGGGGTTGCCGAGGCCGACGACCAGGAATGGCCCCTCGGACACGGGGTCGGGAGACGCCGCAGGGGCGCCGGCGGTGCCGGCGCCCCTGCGG
This window encodes:
- the pth gene encoding aminoacyl-tRNA hydrolase, with product MSEGPFLVVGLGNPGPGYAGNRHNVGAMVLAELASRAGVRLSAGKGPRARALSGEGRLAGRRVVLAQPLTYMNESGGPVRGLLDYHHLPATDLVVVHDELDIPFEAVRLKRGGGEGGHNGLRSISRSTGTRDYLRVRVGIGRPPGRQDPADFVLKDFSATERKTLDLLVVEAADATELLLERGLEAAQNTVHPRS
- a CDS encoding sugar transferase, which gives rise to MVTETLLAAAAATIVLLALDGPVPVASGLFWASASVVLAWPALLAITGAYEERSFGIGSDEFHRVSRAGLLLLAGLGFVSYAADLDLSRALVVVAVPSLALVTLVGRYAARRSLHRQRVQGRCVKRVVVVGRGGAVLELVDRLRRTSHAGLEVVAACVTPDDRARVARAVDLPVAGLDDVLETARRMNADTIAVTSASETASKYLRSLSWQLEGTGMELLVAPGLVEVAGPRLHIRPFDGLPLLSVEQPRFEGWRRVVKGAIDRSVALAALVFLAPVFGALALAVRVSSPGPVFYRQQRVGLNGREFTMLKFRSMVPGADQQVAGLSDGNDADGLLFKIRHDPRVTPVGRWLRRLSLDELPQLVNVLTGSMSLVGPRPPLPQEVARYDTSVSRRLLVKPGLTGLWQISGRSDLPWEEAVRLDLRYVENWSLALDVQILWKTARAVVTASGAY